Genomic segment of Pseudomonas iranensis:
CGCGTCCACCGTCAGGCCCACGCCCGCGGCGCCGATGAAGCGGTTGTGGTAGTCGTAAACCTTGTAATTGATGAAGAACGTCAGGTTGTCCTTGTTGGCCAGATCCGGGTCGACGTTGATCTCGTACGGGTCCTGCATGTCGCGCACGCGGAAGTACCAGGTGTCGCGCGGTTCATCGACTTTGACCTGCTTGAGCACGCCTTTGGCGTGGTAGTAGGTGAGCGTGGCATTGGAAACGAAGAACGCCGTGTAGGCGCCGTAATGGGTCATGACCTCGTCGAGATAGCGGGTCATCTGCTCGGGATTCTGCTCGCCATTGACCACCCAGTCGCGCATGAACGTATCGCGGGACATCATCGAGGAAATCAGGATCGGCCGGACCAGATCTTTCTGGATTTCCGAATAGACCGTGTCGGAGGTCAGCGGCAGTTCGGTGTTGACGATGTTGTCGCGGATCGACTCGCGGGAGGCGAAATAGCTCAACAGTGACGTAGCGAGAAAGCCGGCGCCGAGCAGGGCAACCAGGGTGAGCACCAGTGAACGTTGCGAGTACAAGGGAGAACGAAGCGGCATGGCAGATCCGTTGGCAGTGGCCCGATGGGATGCATTCTAGTGGCACTGCGCGCAAATAACTGCTCCCTGTGCGGCGTGAATGGTCGTTCCTTTATTCGGGGGGGGCCAGAACCCGTGGGAGCGAGCCTGCTCGCGAAGGCGGTGGGTCAGCCACATCAATGTTGAATGACATACCGCATTCGCGAGCAGGCTCGCTCCCACAGGGCGACAGATTCAGGCCAGGGTTTTGAGGTATGCCCGCCATCCCCCCAAATGACTGATATCCACCGCACCCTCCAACCCATACGGCTCACAGATAAACCCGCTCTCCCAGCGCCCATCCGCCAGTTGCACCTTACCCAGCCCCAGCGGCGCCGGAATCCCGGTGAGAAACGAGCCCAATTCGCTGCTCGGCAACTCCCAAACCTCCACGGCAATCGCCTCGCCGCCATCCTTGACCCGCACCATCCCCGGCCGCAATGGCGGGCCGCCGGCGAGGGCGTGCAGTCGATAGTCCGGCGAACTGAACGTGGTTTCCAGCAAGCGCCCGCCACGCTGGGTCAGTTGCCAGTTCAACGCCAGCCCTTGCAGGTGCGCGCCACACACCACCAATCGAGCGCGATCATTGCGCGCAGGGTTCGTCGGAGTTGGCAGGGCACTGTCGTGCTGGCGCTGCAAGGCATCGGCCACGCTCAACAGATACTGGTCGGTAAACACCCGCCCGAACAACGTCACGCCCCACGGCAGACCATTGCTCATGAATGCGGTCGGCACGGCCACGGCGGCGTAGTCGAGCAGGTTCATGAAGTTGGTGTAATAGCCCAGTTCGGAATTGCGCAGCACCGGCTCGGCCTCAAGCTCGGCCAACGTCACTGGACGGCCGATGGTCGGCGTCAGTACGCAGTCGAGATTTTCCAGGGCCTCGTCGCAGAGGGCCTTCAGTGCCTGCAATCGATATTGCGCGCGAAAGGTCTGCACGCCAGTCACTGCCGGAGCCTTGGCCAGCACCGCACGGATCACTGGCAGCACCGCTTCGGGATTCTGCTCCATCAGCTCACCGGCGACGCTGTAACGCTCGGCGACCCACGGCCCGTCGTAAAGCAACCGCGCCGCTTCCAGAAACGGTGACAAGTCCAGCTCGACGGCTTCGCCACCCAAGGCCTTGAGCCGTTCGATGGCCGCTGCGAACAACTGTGGCCCCTCGCTGCAACCGAAAAACTCCAGATCCTGCGCCCGTGGCACGCCGAAGCGAAACGGCCGTGGCGCGCCAAATGCCGAGCCGTCGTTCCATGCCGGATTTCCTCGGCTGTATTCATCGCGAGGATCGTGTTTGGCCGTAAGCGCCAGCAACTGACTGGCCTCGCGAGCAGTCGCGGTGAAGGTGGTTACGCAGTCCAGCGTGCGGCACGCCGGCAGCACGCCGGCGGTGGTGATCAGGCCTTTGCTCGCCTTCAATCCCACCAGATTATTCAGCGCCGCCGGCACTCGCCCGGAACCAGCGGTGTCAGTGCCCAAGGCAAAACTCGCCACACCCAGCGCCACTGCCAGTGACGAGCCGGCGCTGGAGCCGCCGGACGGATACTCGGGCAAAACGCTGTTCGGACACGCACCATAAGGCGAGCGGCTGCCATTGAGGCCGGTGGCAAACTGATCGAGATTGGTCTTGCCCAGCGGAATCGCCCCCAGCGCCAACAGCTGCTCGACGATGCTCGCCGACTGCTGCGGCACATAGGCAAACGCCGGGCACGCGGCGGTGGTGGGAATGCCGGCCAGATCGATGTTGTCCTTGATCGCGAACGGCACGCCATACAGCGGCAGACTGTCGAGGTCACGATCGTCGAGGGCGGCCAGATACGGCTCCAGTTCATCGACGCTGAGCAGGTGGATGAACAGGTGATAGTCGGGATTCAGCGCAGCGGCTTTTTCGCGCAATTGCAGCAGCAGTTGGCGCGGTGTGGTATCGCCATTGCGATAGGCCTGGCGCAGTGCATCGAGTTGCAGATTCATCAGTTGATCCTTTTCAGAAATGGCTTCAGTCGAGTTCCAGCACCGCCACCCGTTGTCCGGCGCGCACCGCCGAACCGGGTTGCACGCGGATCTCGCGCACCACGCCGGCCAGCGGCGCGAGGACAGGGATTTCCATCTTCATCGACTCGAGAATCACCAGTACATCGCCCGCCGCGACGCGCTGGCCGGTCTCGACCTGCACCTGCCAGAGATTGCCGGCGATGTGGCTGTCGACGCTGTGTTCACCGCTGTGCAGCGGTGCTTCTTCGCTGGCGTCAGGCACGGCTTCTTCGCTGTCGAAATGCGCCTGGCCGCTGGCGATCCAGCGCTCGCGTTCAGCCTTGAACGCGCCCTGTTGCTGCGCACGGAAAGCGCTGATGCCCTCGGCTTCCTGACTGAGAAATGCCTGATAGTCGGCGAGGTTGAGCTGGCTGTGTTCGATGTTCAGATCGAAGCGCCCAAGGGGGAAGTCGCGGCGGATGCGCAGCAGTTCTTCAGCGCTGACCGGGTAGAAGCGGATCTGATCGAAGAAGCGCAGCAGCCACGGTTTGCCATCGAACGCGGCGACTTCGCGATAGCGATTCCACATCTGCAGGGTGCGCCCGACAAACTGATAACCGCCCGGGCCTTCCATGCCGTACACGCACATGTAGGCGCCGCCGATGCCCACCGAATTCTCGGCGGTCCAGGTACGCGCCGGGTTGTACTTGGTGGTCACCAGACGATGGCGCGGATCGAGCGGCGTGGCCACCGGCGCGCCGAGGTAAACGTCGCCAAGGCCCATCACCAGATAGCTCGCATCGAACACCGTGCGCTGCACTTCGTCGAGGTTCGGCAGGTCGTTGATGCGCCGGATGAACTCCAGATTGCTCGGGCACCACGGCGCGTCCTTGCGCACGGTGGTCATGTATTTCTCGATCGCCAACTGGCAGGCCGGGTCGTCCCACGACAGCGGCAAGTGCACGATGCGCGACGGCACTTGCAGATCTTTTGCGGCGCACACCGCGTCCCATTCGCCGGCGATGATGCCGAGCAGATCGGCCAGCGGCAGTTGCTCCGGCTGGTAGTGCACTTGCAGCGAGCGAATGCCCGGGGTGAGGTCGATCACCCCATCCAGGGCTTGGCTTTCCAGCGCCTGCATCAGTGCGTGGGCGCGAAAGCGCAGGACCAGATCAAGCTCCGGCGCGCCGATTTCCAGCAGTAGATGAGTGTCGCCAGAAACCCGTGCAACCAGTCGCTGATCGCCTTGGCCCAACGCCAACACCACAGGCGACATCAAACCCTGTGGGAGCGAGCCTGCTCGCGAAGAGGCCGTGTCAGTCAATATCGATTTGTCTGGGGCGACGCTTTCGCGAGCAGGCTCGCTCCCACAGGGGGCATCCCATTTCAGGGCGAGATCGCGGGCGGTGCAGAGGTCGACGGGGATGAACTGAATTTTATCGCCCGCCTTGAGCTGCCCCAGCTGCCACAGATCCGCCTCGATCACCGTCACCGGGCAGACAAACCCACCCAGGCTCGGGCCATCCGGGCCGAGGATCACCGGCATGTCCCCGGTGAAATCCACCGCACCAATCGCATACGGATTGTCATGGATGTTCGACGGGTGCAGACCCGCTTCACCGCCATCCTCACGCACCCACTCAGGCTTCGGTCCGATCAGGCGCACGCCGGTGCGGCTGGAGTTGAAATGCACTTCCCACTGGGTCGCGAAGAATGTGGCGATGTAGTTTTCGCTGAAGTATTCCGGTGCGCCGTGCGGGCCGTAGATCACCCGGATCTGGCGCACGCTCGGCAGCGCCGTGATGTGCTGTTCGGCCAGTTGCTGGCCGGCGCTGCGCTCGGCCAATGCCGGCACATGCAACACGTCACCGGCCCTCAACGCGCGACCGCCATGCCCGCCAAACTGGCCGAGGGTGAAGGTACTTTTGCTGCCCAGATAATCCGGCACCTGCACGCCGCCGCGCAGGCACAGATAACTGCGCGCGCCGGCGCCGCTGATGCTGCCCAGCTGCAACGTCGCGCCGGCCGGGATCAGCAGCGCGGTGTTCATCGGTACCGGTTCAGCGTCAAGGGTCAAGGCAATCGGCGCGCCGGTCACCGCGACCACCGCGTCACAATTGAAGCGCAGGATCGGCCCGCTCATGGTGATTTCCAGTGCGGCGGCGCCTTGTTCATTGCCGAGCAGACGATTGCCCAGGCGCAGCGCTCGGCTGTCCATCGGCCCCGAGGGTGGCACGCCGACGGCCCAGTAGCCGAGGCGTCCGGGATAGTCCTGCACGCTGGTTTGCGTACCGGCGCTGAGTACTTCGAAGGTGTTGGCGTGATACAGCAGATTTTCCAGACAACGGGTCCACGGCTGACCGCTGGCGAATGGAGTATCGAGCAGAATCTGGCGCAGGTAATCGCGGTTGGTTTCCACGCCGTACAGCAGGCTATCGCCCAATGCCTGATGGAGTTCGGCGCGAGCCTGTTCGCGACTCGGCGCCCACGCGATGAGCTTGGCGATCATCGGATCGAAATACGGCGGAATTTCTACACCGGCCTCGACCCAGGTGTCGATGCGCAACTCAACGCCGTTGGCTGGCGGAAATTGCACAGCGGTCAGCAGGCCCGGGCTCGGCTGGAAATCACGCCCCGGATCTT
This window contains:
- the atzF gene encoding allophanate hydrolase, whose protein sequence is MNLQLDALRQAYRNGDTTPRQLLLQLREKAAALNPDYHLFIHLLSVDELEPYLAALDDRDLDSLPLYGVPFAIKDNIDLAGIPTTAACPAFAYVPQQSASIVEQLLALGAIPLGKTNLDQFATGLNGSRSPYGACPNSVLPEYPSGGSSAGSSLAVALGVASFALGTDTAGSGRVPAALNNLVGLKASKGLITTAGVLPACRTLDCVTTFTATAREASQLLALTAKHDPRDEYSRGNPAWNDGSAFGAPRPFRFGVPRAQDLEFFGCSEGPQLFAAAIERLKALGGEAVELDLSPFLEAARLLYDGPWVAERYSVAGELMEQNPEAVLPVIRAVLAKAPAVTGVQTFRAQYRLQALKALCDEALENLDCVLTPTIGRPVTLAELEAEPVLRNSELGYYTNFMNLLDYAAVAVPTAFMSNGLPWGVTLFGRVFTDQYLLSVADALQRQHDSALPTPTNPARNDRARLVVCGAHLQGLALNWQLTQRGGRLLETTFSSPDYRLHALAGGPPLRPGMVRVKDGGEAIAVEVWELPSSELGSFLTGIPAPLGLGKVQLADGRWESGFICEPYGLEGAVDISHLGGWRAYLKTLA
- the uca gene encoding urea carboxylase; its protein translation is MFEKILIANRGAIACRILRTINVLKAQGVAVYSEADAASLHISQAAEAYSLGEGAASATYLAIDKILTIAKQSGATAIHPGYGFLSENAAFAEACEAQGIAFIGPTPEQLRVFGLKHTARALAKQHGVPMLEGTDLLDSLDCALSAAEQVGYPVMLKSTAGGGGIGMRVCRSASELSESFEAVKRLGQNNFSDAGVFIEKYIERARHLEVQVFGDGCGEVIALGVRDCSVQRRNQKVLEETPAPNLPEGMADELCAAAIKLAQAVNYRSAGTVEFVFDSEGQRFYFLEVNTRLQVEHGVTEQVWDVDLVRWMIELAAGDLPPLNELYQGLEPQGHAIQARLYAEDPGRDFQPSPGLLTAVQFPPANGVELRIDTWVEAGVEIPPYFDPMIAKLIAWAPSREQARAELHQALGDSLLYGVETNRDYLRQILLDTPFASGQPWTRCLENLLYHANTFEVLSAGTQTSVQDYPGRLGYWAVGVPPSGPMDSRALRLGNRLLGNEQGAAALEITMSGPILRFNCDAVVAVTGAPIALTLDAEPVPMNTALLIPAGATLQLGSISGAGARSYLCLRGGVQVPDYLGSKSTFTLGQFGGHGGRALRAGDVLHVPALAERSAGQQLAEQHITALPSVRQIRVIYGPHGAPEYFSENYIATFFATQWEVHFNSSRTGVRLIGPKPEWVREDGGEAGLHPSNIHDNPYAIGAVDFTGDMPVILGPDGPSLGGFVCPVTVIEADLWQLGQLKAGDKIQFIPVDLCTARDLALKWDAPCGSEPARESVAPDKSILTDTASSRAGSLPQGLMSPVVLALGQGDQRLVARVSGDTHLLLEIGAPELDLVLRFRAHALMQALESQALDGVIDLTPGIRSLQVHYQPEQLPLADLLGIIAGEWDAVCAAKDLQVPSRIVHLPLSWDDPACQLAIEKYMTTVRKDAPWCPSNLEFIRRINDLPNLDEVQRTVFDASYLVMGLGDVYLGAPVATPLDPRHRLVTTKYNPARTWTAENSVGIGGAYMCVYGMEGPGGYQFVGRTLQMWNRYREVAAFDGKPWLLRFFDQIRFYPVSAEELLRIRRDFPLGRFDLNIEHSQLNLADYQAFLSQEAEGISAFRAQQQGAFKAERERWIASGQAHFDSEEAVPDASEEAPLHSGEHSVDSHIAGNLWQVQVETGQRVAAGDVLVILESMKMEIPVLAPLAGVVREIRVQPGSAVRAGQRVAVLELD